Proteins encoded in a region of the Dorea longicatena genome:
- a CDS encoding DUF5721 family protein, giving the protein MNVYQLSAKNCMSHLLLKDTFDTFLFIEGEFTTFNKFTISGYLQEDFFDEKLEETYSRWEKIRDFCFQIIRGKRTPLNFKIVLALPDDQIPAFLTAHGLTAYRPEDIQGLYLNFHYDGSTLQCITGTSLKTFSMDKSIEREWDTEVKSILKSKNIEGEY; this is encoded by the coding sequence ATGAACGTATACCAGTTATCAGCCAAAAATTGTATGTCCCATCTTCTTTTAAAGGATACTTTTGATACATTTCTCTTTATCGAAGGAGAATTCACTACATTTAACAAATTCACCATAAGCGGTTATCTCCAGGAAGACTTCTTCGACGAAAAACTGGAAGAGACTTACTCCCGCTGGGAAAAGATCCGTGACTTCTGCTTCCAGATCATCCGTGGCAAACGCACTCCTCTGAACTTCAAGATTGTCCTTGCTCTCCCGGACGATCAGATTCCTGCCTTCCTGACAGCCCACGGCCTGACCGCTTACCGCCCGGAAGATATTCAGGGACTCTACCTCAATTTCCACTACGATGGAAGCACCCTCCAATGCATCACCGGCACTTCCCTCAAAACCTTTTCTATGGATAAGTCCATCGAAAGAGAATGGGATACCGAAGTAAAATCCATCTTAAAATCCAAAAATATCGAAGGCGAATACTAG
- a CDS encoding DUF4358 domain-containing protein has translation MRKGRLDIINTCKYLMVIALIAYVVLLVSGEGDNTVSVDTIQKNIEKSVSLKGMKKGSSQDLKKYYGLNANDYAGTMLYIPDDVMSVNEILVVKVKDKSQVEDVEKAVEERLSTQKKSFEGYGVKQTRLLHSAIDETRGYYILLAVSKDADRIEAAFKNSIY, from the coding sequence ATGAGAAAAGGAAGACTGGATATTATTAATACATGTAAGTATCTGATGGTGATCGCACTGATTGCCTATGTGGTATTGCTGGTTTCCGGAGAGGGAGATAATACCGTATCCGTAGATACGATACAAAAGAATATTGAAAAATCTGTTTCTCTGAAAGGCATGAAAAAGGGAAGTTCTCAGGACCTTAAGAAGTATTATGGTCTGAATGCCAACGATTATGCCGGAACAATGTTGTATATACCGGATGATGTCATGAGTGTAAATGAGATACTGGTAGTAAAAGTAAAAGATAAGAGCCAGGTAGAAGATGTGGAGAAGGCTGTAGAGGAGCGTTTGTCTACACAGAAGAAGAGTTTTGAGGGCTATGGTGTAAAACAGACCAGGCTTCTTCATTCTGCAATCGATGAAACCAGGGGGTATTACATATTATTAGCTGTTTCAAAAGATGCGGACCGCATAGAAGCCGCATTTAAGAATAGTATTTATTAG
- a CDS encoding DHHW family protein produces MRQSRKKWERRREVHRNKLAAVIFVIMMIAFCVVNLATGDREFSATENRALEQRPELTISGIESGRWMEQYESYVSDQFAGRDFWVMLKSRVDLLAGKRKANGVFKGKDHYLLEDIAKPDEDQMKENLSAMKMFQKQYKDIPMYMMLVPNAANIESDKLPGYAVTENQEKQFKAIHSTLGSVYTWVDVSDILKKHRSEEIYYHTDHHWTTLGAYYGYQALSKSMKLDTSKTSDMKPYAVTNAFNGTLASTSGYETGYEEPIYIYAPDNLKNATEAVVNNVNEKKKTATLYDTSKLKGKDKYALFLGGNYPILDIKTTADSTDRLLIIKDSYANSLIPFLIPYYREIVVVDPRYYYDDIEKVMKKDNITSVLFLYNGNTFVKDNSISGVLQND; encoded by the coding sequence ATGAGACAGTCAAGAAAAAAATGGGAAAGAAGAAGAGAAGTGCATAGAAATAAATTAGCAGCGGTGATATTTGTCATAATGATGATCGCTTTCTGTGTTGTGAATCTGGCAACGGGTGACCGGGAATTCTCGGCGACAGAGAACCGGGCACTGGAACAGAGACCGGAACTTACAATTTCAGGAATAGAAAGCGGAAGATGGATGGAGCAGTACGAATCCTATGTATCAGATCAGTTCGCGGGAAGAGATTTCTGGGTAATGCTAAAAAGCAGGGTGGATCTGCTGGCAGGAAAGAGAAAAGCGAATGGCGTGTTCAAAGGAAAAGACCATTATCTTCTGGAGGATATTGCAAAACCGGATGAAGATCAGATGAAAGAAAATCTGTCTGCAATGAAAATGTTTCAAAAACAATATAAAGATATACCAATGTACATGATGCTGGTTCCGAATGCGGCTAATATCGAATCGGATAAACTTCCGGGATATGCAGTTACAGAGAATCAGGAGAAGCAATTTAAAGCAATTCACAGTACACTGGGATCTGTTTATACATGGGTGGATGTCAGTGATATTTTAAAAAAACACAGATCAGAAGAAATCTATTATCACACAGATCATCACTGGACAACACTTGGCGCGTATTACGGTTATCAGGCTCTTTCAAAAAGCATGAAGCTTGATACATCCAAAACCTCTGACATGAAGCCTTATGCGGTGACCAATGCATTTAACGGAACACTGGCTTCGACGAGCGGATATGAAACGGGATATGAAGAACCGATATATATCTATGCACCCGACAATCTTAAGAATGCAACAGAGGCTGTAGTAAATAATGTAAATGAAAAAAAGAAGACGGCAACTCTTTATGATACTTCCAAGCTTAAAGGAAAAGACAAATATGCACTTTTTCTTGGCGGAAATTATCCGATCCTTGACATCAAGACGACGGCAGATTCGACAGACAGGCTTCTGATCATCAAGGATTCTTATGCCAATAGTCTGATTCCGTTCCTGATACCTTATTACAGGGAAATTGTGGTTGTCGATCCAAGGTATTATTATGATGATATTGAAAAGGTCATGAAGAAGGATAATATCACAAGTGTATTATTTTTATATAATGGAAATACTTTTGTAAAAGATAACAGTATCAGCGGGGTGTTACAGAATGATTAG
- the clpX gene encoding ATP-dependent Clp protease ATP-binding subunit ClpX, whose product MANQDDNNNQEIEKVEDVEVETTKNTSDTDNKKQNNDDGYEKVCFICRRPESVAGKMIELPNHICVCNDCMQKSFDAMSNGPIDYSQLMNIPGVQVFNMADMEQSIPKQQKIKKKKEGEEYKPLVDIKNLPAPHKIKAKLDEYVVGQEYAKKVMSVAVYNHYKRVATDSMDDIEIEKSNMLMIGPTGSGKTYLVKTLAKILDVPLAITDATSLTEAGYIGDDIESVVSKLLAAADNDVEKAEQGIIFIDEIDKIAKKKNSSQRDVSGESVQQGMLKLLEGSDVEVPVGATSKNAMVPLTTVNTRNILFICGGAFPDLNGIIKERLTKQAAIGFGADLRDKYNNDKEILKKVTTEDLRAFGMIPEFLGRLPIVFTLQGMSEEMLVEILKEPKNAILKQYQKLLALDEVKLEFNDDALHAIAKKALKKDTGARALRAIIEEFMLDIMYEIPKDDNIGEVIITKEYIEGTGGPVIMLRGQEVPRLQ is encoded by the coding sequence ATGGCAAATCAGGATGATAACAATAATCAGGAAATTGAAAAAGTAGAAGATGTAGAGGTTGAGACAACAAAGAATACATCTGATACAGATAATAAGAAACAAAATAATGACGATGGATATGAAAAAGTATGCTTTATCTGCAGACGTCCAGAGAGCGTTGCAGGAAAAATGATTGAACTTCCGAATCATATCTGTGTCTGCAATGACTGTATGCAGAAAAGCTTTGATGCAATGTCAAATGGCCCGATTGATTACAGTCAGCTGATGAATATTCCGGGAGTACAGGTATTTAATATGGCTGATATGGAACAGAGTATTCCAAAGCAGCAGAAGATCAAAAAGAAAAAAGAGGGCGAAGAATATAAACCGTTAGTAGATATAAAGAATCTTCCGGCACCACATAAGATCAAGGCAAAACTGGATGAGTATGTGGTAGGTCAGGAATATGCAAAGAAAGTTATGTCTGTAGCTGTTTATAATCATTATAAACGTGTGGCTACTGATTCTATGGATGATATTGAGATTGAAAAGTCCAATATGCTCATGATCGGACCTACAGGTTCCGGTAAGACGTATCTGGTAAAAACACTGGCAAAGATTCTGGATGTACCGCTTGCGATCACAGATGCGACTTCACTTACGGAAGCCGGATATATCGGAGATGATATTGAGAGTGTGGTTTCCAAACTGCTTGCAGCTGCAGATAATGATGTAGAGAAGGCAGAACAGGGAATCATCTTTATCGATGAGATCGATAAGATCGCAAAGAAGAAGAATTCAAGTCAGAGAGACGTAAGCGGTGAGTCGGTACAGCAGGGAATGTTAAAACTTCTTGAAGGAAGCGATGTAGAAGTACCTGTCGGCGCAACCAGTAAAAATGCCATGGTTCCGCTTACAACCGTGAATACAAGAAATATTCTCTTCATCTGCGGCGGAGCGTTCCCGGATCTTAACGGAATCATCAAAGAGCGTCTGACCAAACAGGCAGCAATTGGTTTTGGAGCAGACTTAAGAGACAAGTATAATAACGATAAAGAGATACTGAAGAAAGTAACAACAGAAGATTTACGTGCATTTGGAATGATTCCTGAGTTCTTAGGACGTCTGCCGATCGTGTTCACTTTACAGGGTATGAGTGAAGAGATGCTGGTAGAGATTTTAAAAGAACCTAAGAATGCAATATTAAAACAGTATCAGAAACTGCTGGCATTGGATGAGGTAAAACTGGAATTCAATGACGATGCCCTTCATGCAATTGCGAAGAAGGCATTGAAGAAAGATACCGGAGCAAGAGCACTTCGTGCGATCATTGAAGAATTCATGCTGGATATCATGTATGAAATCCCGAAGGATGACAATATCGGAGAGGTTATCATCACGAAGGAATATATCGAAGGAACCGGAGGACCGGTAATTATGTTGAGAGGTCAGGAAGTACCAAGACTTCAATAA
- a CDS encoding MBOAT family O-acyltransferase — MLFSSIVFLFTFLPAVLVLYYLLPERFHNPVLLLASLIFYAWGEPVYIFLMLLSILFNYFSGLDIARNLTDRRLAKRSLIFNIVVNIAILGFFKYEGFVLDSLNAVLPVHITYHPLALPIGISFYTFQILSYIIDVYRGNVKVQKNILNFALYVTMFPQLIAGPIVQYADVEEQLVNRESSWDKFGEGCMYFIRGLAKKVLLANTSGMIFTEVTGLGKGNVSVLSAWLGAFAYMFQIYFDFSGYSDMAVGLGKMFGFEFCMNFNYPYIAKSITEFWRRWHISLSSWFRDYVYIPLGGNRVSKSRHIFNLMVVWFLTGLWHGAAWNFVAWGLYYGIILIIEKYILSPVLDKLPSVVRHIYSIVLVVIGWVLFFSPSLGGAARYLGMMFGAGAHGVADRESLYLLTTNLVLWIILIIGSTPLTDVRYQHMLRQKKWNTTLLNGIVYAVLFILCIAYLVTETYNPFLYFRF; from the coding sequence ATGTTATTTAGCAGTATTGTTTTTTTATTTACATTTTTACCGGCTGTGTTGGTGTTGTATTACCTGCTGCCGGAGAGATTCCACAATCCGGTTTTGCTGCTTGCAAGTCTGATTTTTTATGCATGGGGTGAACCGGTCTATATTTTCCTGATGCTGTTATCCATTTTGTTCAATTATTTCAGTGGACTTGATATAGCAAGAAATCTGACGGACAGAAGGCTGGCAAAAAGAAGCCTTATATTCAATATTGTGGTGAACATTGCAATCCTGGGATTTTTCAAATATGAAGGCTTTGTGCTGGATTCACTGAATGCGGTGCTGCCGGTGCATATTACATATCATCCGCTGGCACTGCCGATCGGTATCTCATTTTATACATTCCAGATATTGTCTTATATTATAGATGTTTATCGGGGAAATGTTAAAGTTCAGAAGAATATCCTGAACTTTGCATTATATGTAACAATGTTTCCGCAGCTTATCGCAGGACCGATCGTACAGTATGCAGATGTTGAAGAGCAGCTTGTAAACCGCGAATCATCATGGGACAAGTTCGGAGAAGGGTGCATGTATTTTATACGTGGACTTGCAAAAAAGGTATTGCTTGCGAATACTTCTGGTATGATATTTACGGAAGTAACCGGACTTGGAAAGGGCAATGTGTCGGTACTGAGTGCATGGCTTGGTGCTTTTGCCTATATGTTTCAGATTTATTTTGATTTCAGTGGTTATTCGGATATGGCAGTGGGACTTGGAAAGATGTTTGGATTTGAGTTCTGTATGAATTTTAATTATCCGTACATAGCGAAAAGTATTACTGAATTCTGGCGCAGATGGCATATTTCTCTGAGCAGCTGGTTCAGGGATTATGTATACATTCCGCTCGGGGGCAACAGAGTATCGAAGAGCCGGCATATCTTCAATCTAATGGTTGTATGGTTTCTGACCGGATTATGGCACGGAGCTGCATGGAATTTCGTGGCATGGGGATTGTATTACGGGATCATACTGATCATTGAAAAATATATCCTGTCACCGGTACTGGATAAACTCCCTTCGGTTGTACGCCATATTTACAGTATTGTGCTGGTTGTGATCGGATGGGTATTATTCTTTAGTCCTTCACTTGGAGGGGCGGCCAGATATCTGGGAATGATGTTTGGAGCAGGAGCACACGGAGTGGCAGACAGGGAAAGCCTGTATCTGCTTACAACGAATCTGGTATTGTGGATCATTCTGATCATTGGTTCTACTCCGCTTACAGATGTCAGATATCAGCATATGCTGCGTCAGAAGAAGTGGAATACGACGCTTTTGAATGGAATCGTATATGCGGTACTGTTCATTTTGTGTATCGCATATCTAGTGACAGAGACATATAATCCGTTCCTGTATTTCAGATTTTAG
- the htpG gene encoding molecular chaperone HtpG has product MAAKKGSLSISSENIFPIIKKWVYSDHDIFARELVSNGCDAITKLKKLDMMGEYQLPDDYKPAIKVEVNPEEKTLKFTDNGLGMTADEVEEYITQIAFSGATQFLEKYKDKTTEDDMIGHFGLGFYSAFMVADEVHIDTLSYKEGAKPVHWVSNGGTEYEMEEGDKQEVGSTMTLYLNEDSLEFANEYRMREVLEKYCSFMPVEIFLSKANAEPEYETIDEADLKDDDEVIEHIHEDAKMEEKENENGEKEMVETEPAKEKVKIKKRPVSLSDIHPLWTKHPNECSDEDYLNFYRKVFMDYKEPLFWIHLNMDYPFNLKGILYFPRINTEYDSIEGTIKLYNNQVFIADNIKEVIPEYLMVLKGVIDCPDLPLNVSRSALQNDGFVNKISEYISKKVADKLSGMCKTKREDYEKYWDNISPFIKFGCLKDEKFCDKMKDAVLFKNLDHKYLTLKDCIEANGGTVEDPNAKTEDNKADDQNTEKKEEDKTIIYYVTDEIQQSQYINMFKKQGMDAVILGHNIDSPFITQLEQRNQNIKFQRIDADVTAGAKEEVAEEEKEAFQKTSDSLVEIFRKELGDEKLDVKIEKLKDENIASMMTLSEENRRMQEMMKMYGMSGMDMGTISTLILNANHPLVQYVVDHKGSENTSIICKQLYDLAMLAHKPLNPEEMTAFVKRSNEIMMLLTK; this is encoded by the coding sequence ATGGCAGCAAAGAAAGGTAGTTTGTCAATCAGCAGTGAAAACATTTTCCCGATCATTAAAAAATGGGTATATTCCGATCACGATATTTTCGCACGTGAGTTGGTTTCCAATGGATGTGATGCGATCACAAAACTGAAGAAGCTGGATATGATGGGTGAATACCAGTTACCGGATGATTACAAACCGGCGATCAAAGTTGAGGTTAATCCAGAAGAAAAAACTCTGAAATTTACAGATAACGGTCTTGGAATGACAGCCGATGAGGTAGAAGAATATATTACACAGATTGCATTTTCAGGAGCTACACAGTTCCTTGAAAAATATAAAGATAAGACAACAGAAGATGATATGATCGGACATTTCGGTCTTGGATTCTATTCTGCATTTATGGTAGCAGATGAGGTGCATATCGATACACTCTCTTACAAAGAAGGCGCAAAACCGGTACACTGGGTAAGCAACGGCGGAACTGAGTATGAGATGGAAGAAGGCGACAAACAGGAAGTCGGATCTACAATGACCCTGTATCTGAATGAGGACAGCCTGGAGTTCGCTAATGAATATAGAATGAGAGAAGTTCTGGAGAAATATTGTTCATTTATGCCGGTAGAAATCTTCCTTTCCAAGGCAAATGCAGAGCCTGAATATGAGACGATCGACGAAGCAGATCTGAAAGATGATGATGAAGTAATCGAGCATATTCACGAAGATGCCAAGATGGAAGAAAAAGAGAATGAAAACGGCGAGAAAGAAATGGTAGAGACAGAACCTGCCAAAGAAAAAGTAAAGATCAAAAAACGTCCAGTTTCATTAAGTGATATCCACCCACTGTGGACAAAGCATCCGAATGAATGCAGTGATGAAGATTATCTGAACTTCTACCGCAAAGTATTCATGGATTACAAAGAGCCACTGTTCTGGATCCACCTGAATATGGATTATCCATTTAATTTAAAAGGAATTTTGTACTTCCCAAGAATCAACACAGAGTATGATTCTATTGAAGGAACAATTAAGTTATACAACAACCAGGTATTTATCGCGGACAATATTAAAGAAGTCATTCCGGAATATCTGATGGTATTAAAGGGAGTCATCGATTGTCCGGATCTGCCGCTTAACGTATCACGTAGCGCATTACAGAATGACGGATTTGTGAATAAGATCTCTGAATACATTTCCAAGAAGGTTGCAGACAAGCTTTCCGGAATGTGCAAGACAAAGAGAGAAGACTATGAGAAATACTGGGATAACATCAGTCCGTTCATCAAGTTCGGATGCCTGAAAGATGAAAAGTTCTGTGACAAGATGAAAGACGCGGTTCTGTTCAAGAATCTGGATCACAAGTATCTGACACTGAAAGACTGTATCGAGGCAAATGGTGGAACCGTAGAAGATCCGAATGCCAAGACAGAGGACAACAAAGCAGATGATCAGAACACAGAGAAGAAAGAAGAAGACAAGACGATCATCTACTATGTAACCGATGAGATCCAGCAGAGCCAGTACATCAATATGTTTAAGAAACAGGGCATGGATGCAGTAATCCTCGGCCACAATATTGATTCACCGTTTATTACACAGTTAGAGCAGCGCAATCAGAACATCAAGTTCCAGAGAATTGATGCAGATGTAACAGCAGGAGCAAAAGAAGAAGTTGCCGAAGAGGAAAAAGAAGCATTCCAGAAGACATCTGACAGCCTGGTAGAAATCTTCCGTAAAGAGCTTGGTGACGAGAAACTGGATGTTAAGATCGAAAAATTAAAAGATGAAAATATAGCTTCTATGATGACATTATCTGAAGAGAACCGCCGTATGCAGGAAATGATGAAGATGTACGGCATGAGCGGAATGGATATGGGTACAATAAGTACACTGATCCTGAATGCAAATCATCCGCTGGTTCAGTATGTAGTTGATCATAAGGGCAGCGAGAATACAAGTATTATCTGCAAACAGTTGTATGATCTGGCAATGCTGGCACATAAGCCATTGAATCCTGAAGAGATGACAGCGTTTGTAAAGAGAAGTAATGAGATTATGATGCTGCTTACGAAGTAA
- a CDS encoding pseudouridine synthase, with protein MIRLNKYLSEAGVCSRREADRLIESGVVTVDGKNAVPGMKVEDGQEVCVGKKRIKSKTKKTVLAVYKPAGIVCTEDKREKKNIIRFLNYPLRVTYAGRLDKDSEGLLIMTNDGDLINGMMRARFSHEKEYKVTVNKEITPEFIEKMSRGVHIRDREKNLDAVTRPCKVRKNGKYTFSIILTQGLNRQIRRMCEALGYKVTTLKRIRIMNVELGNLKPGEVRGLTEQELKELYGTVKERENERTGQPSE; from the coding sequence ATGATTAGGCTGAATAAATATTTAAGCGAAGCCGGTGTGTGCTCAAGAAGAGAGGCGGACCGGCTGATAGAATCTGGCGTTGTAACGGTGGATGGAAAAAATGCCGTACCTGGAATGAAGGTTGAAGACGGACAGGAAGTCTGTGTGGGGAAAAAACGGATAAAAAGCAAGACAAAAAAGACAGTCCTGGCGGTATATAAACCCGCTGGGATTGTTTGCACAGAAGATAAAAGGGAAAAGAAGAATATTATCAGATTCCTGAATTATCCGCTACGCGTGACCTATGCGGGAAGACTGGATAAAGATTCGGAAGGACTTCTGATCATGACCAATGATGGTGATCTGATCAATGGCATGATGCGTGCAAGATTCTCCCATGAGAAAGAATATAAGGTCACAGTTAATAAAGAAATCACACCGGAGTTCATAGAAAAAATGAGTCGCGGAGTACATATCAGAGACAGGGAGAAGAACCTGGATGCGGTGACCAGGCCGTGTAAAGTGAGAAAGAATGGAAAATACACATTTTCCATTATTCTGACGCAGGGCCTTAACAGACAGATCCGCAGGATGTGTGAGGCACTTGGCTATAAGGTGACAACACTGAAGAGAATCCGCATTATGAATGTAGAACTAGGTAATCTGAAACCGGGAGAGGTAAGAGGATTAACAGAACAGGAGTTAAAAGAATTATATGGGACAGTCAAAGAACGAGAGAATGAAAGAACTGGTCAGCCTTCTGAATAA
- the ligA gene encoding NAD-dependent DNA ligase LigA, translating into MKELVSLLNKASRAYYQEAQEIMSNYEYDRLYDELKELEDELGITLSNSPTVNVGYEVVSELPKERHESPMLSLDKTKEVEELKNFVGDQKVLISWKMDGLTVVLTYRDGKLYKAVTRGNGEVGEVITNNAKVFKNVPVQIAYQGELILRGEAVIGYKDFEKINQEIEDVDARYKNPRNLCSGSVRQLNNQITAKRNVMFYAFTLVQADGVDFQNSRACQMEWLKSQGFTTVEYYMVTRDTVEDEVAKFSSKISENDFPSDGLVLTYDDIAYGRSLGRTAKFPRDSFAFKWQDEIRETVLREIEWSPSRTGLINPVAIFDPVELEGTTVSRASVHNISIMEELELGIGDKIEVYKANMIIPQIAENLTRSGVKDIPCKCPVCQGETKIRQVGNAKALYCMNPECQAKHVKSFALFVSRDALNIEGLSEATLEKFISRGYIHTFADIFHLDQYKEKIQKMEGFGEKSYKKLTESIEKARTTTLPRVIYSLGIAGIGLANAKVICRELKYDVESLLKVSEEELNEIQGVGEVLAKAFVGYFADAKHVENFRRLLNELTIPKETVTKQQIFEGVNFVITGSVKHFANRGEVKELIESLGGKVTGSVTSKTNYLINNDVTSTSSKNKKANELGIPIISEETFLELVNQEET; encoded by the coding sequence ATGAAAGAACTGGTCAGCCTTCTGAATAAAGCTTCCAGAGCATACTATCAGGAAGCACAGGAGATCATGAGTAATTATGAATATGACAGATTGTATGATGAACTTAAGGAGCTTGAGGATGAGCTTGGTATTACCTTGTCAAACAGTCCGACGGTAAATGTCGGATATGAAGTGGTAAGCGAACTGCCGAAAGAAAGACATGAAAGCCCGATGCTTTCTCTGGATAAGACGAAAGAAGTAGAAGAACTTAAGAACTTTGTGGGAGATCAGAAAGTTCTGATATCATGGAAGATGGATGGTCTGACGGTTGTACTGACTTATCGTGATGGAAAGCTTTATAAGGCGGTCACCAGAGGTAACGGAGAAGTCGGAGAAGTGATCACGAACAATGCGAAAGTATTCAAAAATGTGCCGGTCCAGATTGCATATCAGGGAGAACTGATCTTAAGAGGAGAAGCAGTCATAGGATATAAGGATTTTGAAAAAATCAATCAGGAGATTGAAGATGTAGATGCCAGGTACAAGAATCCAAGAAATTTGTGCAGCGGTTCTGTCAGACAGCTGAATAACCAGATCACGGCTAAACGTAATGTAATGTTCTATGCATTTACACTGGTGCAGGCAGACGGAGTTGATTTTCAGAATTCCAGAGCCTGTCAGATGGAATGGCTGAAGTCACAGGGATTTACAACAGTGGAGTATTATATGGTGACCAGAGATACTGTTGAGGACGAAGTTGCTAAATTTTCGTCTAAGATCAGTGAAAATGATTTCCCGTCGGACGGACTTGTATTAACATATGATGATATAGCGTATGGACGGTCGCTTGGAAGAACTGCAAAATTTCCGAGGGATTCTTTTGCGTTCAAATGGCAGGATGAGATCAGAGAGACAGTATTAAGAGAGATTGAGTGGAGTCCGTCGAGAACCGGACTGATCAATCCGGTTGCAATCTTTGATCCGGTAGAACTTGAGGGAACAACAGTAAGCCGTGCAAGTGTTCACAATATCAGTATTATGGAAGAACTGGAACTTGGGATCGGTGACAAGATTGAAGTATATAAGGCTAATATGATCATCCCGCAGATTGCAGAGAATCTGACAAGAAGCGGAGTAAAAGATATTCCGTGTAAATGTCCTGTCTGTCAGGGAGAGACAAAGATCCGGCAGGTCGGCAACGCAAAAGCATTGTACTGTATGAATCCGGAATGTCAGGCGAAGCACGTCAAATCATTTGCATTGTTTGTCAGCAGGGATGCACTTAATATAGAAGGATTATCAGAAGCAACACTGGAAAAATTCATTTCCAGAGGATATATTCATACATTTGCAGACATCTTCCATCTGGATCAATACAAAGAAAAAATTCAAAAGATGGAAGGATTCGGAGAAAAATCATATAAAAAACTGACAGAAAGTATAGAAAAGGCAAGAACGACGACCCTGCCGAGAGTCATTTATTCTCTGGGAATTGCAGGAATCGGACTTGCCAATGCAAAAGTTATTTGCAGAGAATTAAAATATGATGTAGAATCTCTTCTGAAGGTTTCGGAAGAAGAATTAAATGAGATTCAGGGAGTCGGAGAGGTTCTGGCAAAAGCGTTCGTCGGATATTTTGCAGATGCAAAACATGTGGAGAATTTCAGAAGGCTTTTAAATGAGCTGACCATTCCGAAAGAGACTGTAACAAAACAGCAGATTTTTGAAGGCGTTAATTTTGTAATTACCGGAAGCGTAAAGCATTTTGCCAATCGTGGAGAAGTAAAAGAGCTGATTGAAAGTCTGGGTGGAAAAGTGACTGGATCAGTCACATCAAAGACAAACTATCTGATCAATAATGATGTGACGAGTACGTCATCCAAGAATAAAAAAGCGAATGAGCTGGGAATACCGATTATTTCAGAAGAGACATTTCTGGAACTGGTAAATCAGGAGGAAACATAA
- a CDS encoding GDSL-type esterase/lipase family protein, translated as MEIDNKNSEEKEAKQPAEIPEKEKDHVLRTAVILATVIIVLGGIVVAVRLNNPKQDTTKGRKILSEMDRTDVGKVNKKIQKLEEEERVKEEAADNRSVSEKFADCLILGDSITQGLYEYGVLDEANVQADRGTEVSEVSSKKIVEHIKKAKEMKPEVLFLAYGMNDIEAQNGNASGFVKAYKNVIEDLKESLPDTKIYVNCILPAAQSAIETRPLFANVPKFNQKLKKLCKKEKVTFIDNTDLVKQEYYADDGIHMSPSYYTKWVDHMAEAAGL; from the coding sequence TTGGAAATAGATAATAAAAATTCTGAGGAGAAGGAAGCTAAACAGCCGGCAGAGATTCCGGAAAAAGAAAAGGATCATGTGCTTAGGACTGCAGTAATTCTGGCAACAGTGATCATTGTGCTTGGAGGAATCGTTGTAGCAGTAAGGCTTAATAATCCAAAGCAGGACACAACGAAAGGCAGGAAGATCCTGAGTGAGATGGATCGTACGGATGTCGGAAAAGTAAATAAAAAAATCCAGAAACTTGAAGAGGAAGAACGTGTGAAGGAAGAAGCAGCAGATAACAGATCCGTAAGCGAAAAGTTTGCGGATTGTCTGATCCTTGGAGATTCGATCACACAGGGCTTATATGAGTACGGAGTGCTGGATGAGGCGAATGTACAGGCAGACCGCGGAACGGAAGTTTCGGAAGTCAGCAGTAAAAAGATTGTGGAACATATAAAAAAAGCCAAAGAGATGAAGCCGGAAGTGCTGTTTCTTGCCTATGGAATGAATGATATCGAAGCACAGAATGGAAATGCGTCCGGATTTGTGAAAGCATATAAAAATGTTATAGAGGATCTGAAAGAGTCCCTGCCGGATACGAAGATTTATGTCAATTGTATTCTTCCGGCGGCGCAGTCGGCGATTGAAACAAGACCTTTATTTGCCAATGTTCCAAAGTTCAATCAAAAACTGAAAAAATTATGTAAAAAAGAAAAAGTGACATTCATCGATAATACAGATCTGGTAAAACAGGAGTATTATGCCGATGATGGGATCCATATGTCACCATCTTATTATACGAAATGGGTAGATCATATGGCGGAGGCAGCAGGATTATAA